A window of Streptomyces puniciscabiei contains these coding sequences:
- a CDS encoding sensor histidine kinase, translating into MTTDDLSGMGPLVARLGRAGQRLRHADQARPWVLDTAVVVLVFLMFCLPDLLHGMDGDGDGPRRFHLVFTRPPTAGMLVLQAGLVLPLLWRRRAPAMAFGAVTAVFVVQWSLGVALRADVALLVALYSLALHGRLRQLPWACAAMAGALGLVAARVSAAVSVWDALFFLLSTATAALALGLMIRIRRAQLAGLRDRAARLETERDQRGRLAVAAERARVAREMHDIVGHNLSVIITLADAGAYATAAAPERGKEALHLIGDTGRLALSELRRVLGVLREPDGPRSEPELSPQPGLTDVDALCEGVRAAGLEVVYRTAGDVDALDSGVQLTVYRIVQEALTNTLKHAGAGARANLAIAVEDTRLTITVQDSGPATPAGPPGTANEEGHGLVGMRERAALYGGHVSAGPAGPGWTVRATLDLAPQGGAR; encoded by the coding sequence GTGACCACCGATGACCTCAGCGGGATGGGGCCGCTGGTCGCCCGGCTCGGCCGGGCCGGCCAGCGGCTCCGGCACGCCGACCAGGCCCGCCCGTGGGTGCTGGACACCGCGGTGGTGGTGCTGGTCTTCCTGATGTTCTGCCTGCCGGACCTGCTGCACGGCATGGACGGGGACGGCGACGGCCCGCGCCGCTTCCATCTGGTGTTCACCCGGCCGCCCACGGCCGGGATGCTCGTGCTGCAGGCCGGGCTGGTGCTGCCACTGCTGTGGCGGCGGCGGGCGCCCGCGATGGCCTTCGGCGCCGTCACGGCCGTGTTCGTCGTCCAGTGGTCCCTCGGTGTTGCGCTCCGTGCGGACGTCGCCCTCCTCGTCGCCCTGTACAGCCTCGCCCTGCACGGGCGGCTGCGGCAGCTGCCGTGGGCCTGTGCGGCGATGGCGGGTGCGCTGGGCCTGGTCGCGGCGCGGGTCTCGGCGGCGGTGTCGGTCTGGGACGCGCTGTTCTTCCTGCTCAGCACGGCGACCGCGGCCCTCGCGCTCGGCCTGATGATCCGCATCCGGCGGGCCCAGCTGGCCGGGTTGCGGGACCGCGCGGCCCGGCTGGAGACAGAGCGCGACCAGCGGGGCAGGCTCGCCGTAGCGGCCGAGCGGGCGCGGGTGGCCCGCGAGATGCACGACATCGTCGGCCACAACCTGTCCGTCATCATCACCCTCGCCGACGCGGGCGCCTACGCCACCGCCGCCGCGCCGGAGCGGGGCAAGGAGGCCCTGCACCTCATCGGCGACACCGGTCGCCTGGCCCTGAGCGAACTGCGGCGGGTGCTCGGCGTGCTCCGTGAGCCGGACGGCCCGCGCAGCGAGCCGGAGCTGAGCCCGCAGCCCGGTCTCACGGACGTCGACGCACTGTGCGAGGGGGTCCGCGCCGCCGGTCTGGAGGTCGTCTACCGTACGGCCGGTGACGTCGACGCCCTCGACAGCGGGGTGCAGCTCACGGTCTACCGCATCGTGCAGGAGGCCCTGACGAACACCCTCAAACACGCCGGCGCGGGCGCCCGTGCGAACCTGGCGATCGCCGTGGAGGACACACGGCTGACCATCACCGTCCAGGACTCCGGACCGGCCACACCGGCCGGCCCGCCCGGCACGGCGAACGAGGAGGGACACGGCCTGGTGGGCATGCGAGAACGAGCAGCTCTGTACGGCGGACACGTCAGCGCGGGTCCCGCGGGCCCGGGGTGGACGGTCCGCGCCACCCTCGACCTCGCTCCCCAGGGCGGTGCCCGGTGA